One Synechococcus sp. MU1617 genomic region harbors:
- a CDS encoding glycosyltransferase family 4 protein → MAQIAWLGKKSPFCGNVSYGISTTEALRKRGHQVHFIHFDNPRSPERDNTSLLANDPDVSLPYLVKSQVYTIPSPGAQRELRESLERLQPDLVHASLTLSPLDFRLPELCQQLGVPLVATFHPPFDAGLRNLTAGTQQLSYQLYAPALARYDRVIVFSQLQADFLERLGVPADRLTVIPNGVDTDRWCPSSPGTISPMHQQVRQRLGRERIVLYMGRLATEKNVEALLRAWRLVSPEGCRLVIVGDGPLRNSLMNQFNDDRIHWWGHEPNLDTRVALLQCAEVFILPSLVEGLSLALLEAMATGTACVATDAGADGEVLEHGAGIVLSTQGVTTQLRTLLPVLRDQPVLTAELGRKARLRALERYTISSNIDALEHLYADLIRTSTVAA, encoded by the coding sequence TTGGCGCAGATTGCGTGGCTCGGCAAGAAGTCTCCCTTCTGCGGGAATGTGTCCTACGGGATCAGCACCACAGAAGCCCTGCGAAAACGCGGGCATCAGGTGCACTTCATCCATTTCGATAACCCACGCAGCCCAGAGCGCGACAACACTTCACTGCTGGCCAACGACCCGGACGTCAGCCTGCCCTATCTGGTCAAGTCGCAGGTTTATACGATCCCTTCCCCAGGGGCTCAGCGGGAGCTGAGGGAATCCCTGGAGCGACTGCAGCCCGACCTGGTGCACGCCAGCCTCACCCTTTCGCCCCTGGATTTCCGCCTGCCGGAGCTCTGCCAGCAATTGGGCGTGCCCCTGGTCGCCACCTTTCATCCACCCTTCGATGCTGGCCTGCGCAACCTGACGGCAGGCACCCAACAGCTCAGCTACCAGCTGTATGCACCGGCCCTAGCCCGCTACGACCGGGTGATCGTGTTTTCACAGCTTCAGGCAGATTTTCTCGAGCGCCTCGGCGTTCCAGCCGATCGTCTAACGGTGATCCCCAATGGTGTGGACACCGACCGCTGGTGCCCCTCCAGCCCCGGCACCATTTCGCCGATGCATCAACAGGTGCGGCAGAGGCTGGGGCGAGAACGGATCGTCCTCTACATGGGTCGCCTAGCGACGGAGAAGAACGTTGAAGCCCTGCTGCGGGCCTGGCGTCTGGTCTCACCGGAGGGCTGTCGGTTGGTGATCGTCGGCGACGGCCCGCTGCGCAACAGCCTGATGAACCAGTTCAATGACGATCGAATCCACTGGTGGGGCCACGAGCCAAATTTGGACACTCGGGTGGCCCTGCTTCAGTGCGCTGAAGTCTTCATCCTGCCGAGCCTTGTGGAGGGCCTGTCGCTGGCCTTGTTGGAGGCGATGGCCACCGGAACAGCCTGCGTGGCCACCGATGCCGGTGCCGATGGCGAAGTGCTTGAGCATGGCGCGGGAATCGTGTTGAGCACCCAGGGCGTCACCACCCAGTTGCGCACGCTGCTGCCGGTGCTCAGGGACCAGCCGGTGCTGACGGCGGAACTGGGCCGCAAAGCCCGACTCCGCGCCTTGGAGCGCTACACGATTTCAAGCAACATCGACGCCCTCGAACATCTCTATGCCGACCTGATAAGGACGAGCACGGTCGCCGCCTGA
- a CDS encoding 2-deoxyribose-5-phosphate aldolase — translation MADPAQELPDLPPRLDQAILDPLLTQDQLQALCDSGMQEGVRAICTTPRQLPLLRERIGTTKAGPRLVAAIGFPFGAIPAELKLAEAEWCAAHGAQELDVVPDFSALANGDSGAFAEELAALCELGVPVRAVLDMARLESEQLELAVEAAIDAGAAGLQTGNGFGPACQADQIRQLKQLIRKRCAIKAAGGIHSLSHAGELLLAGADLLGTSSAPALLQAQRRPAA, via the coding sequence ATGGCTGATCCAGCCCAAGAGCTCCCCGACCTACCGCCGCGGCTTGATCAGGCGATCCTCGACCCCCTGCTGACCCAAGACCAGCTTCAGGCCCTCTGTGACTCCGGAATGCAGGAGGGCGTGCGGGCGATCTGCACCACACCGCGTCAGTTGCCGCTGCTGCGGGAACGCATCGGGACCACCAAGGCAGGCCCCCGCCTGGTTGCAGCCATCGGCTTTCCCTTTGGGGCAATTCCCGCTGAACTCAAACTGGCCGAAGCGGAGTGGTGTGCCGCCCATGGCGCCCAGGAGCTGGATGTCGTGCCCGATTTCAGCGCCTTGGCCAATGGCGACTCCGGCGCGTTTGCCGAGGAACTCGCCGCCCTTTGCGAGCTGGGGGTCCCCGTTCGGGCCGTCCTGGACATGGCACGACTGGAAAGCGAACAGCTGGAGCTGGCCGTAGAGGCCGCCATTGATGCTGGCGCTGCGGGACTGCAGACCGGAAACGGCTTCGGTCCGGCCTGTCAAGCCGATCAGATCCGCCAGTTGAAACAGCTGATCCGCAAACGCTGCGCCATCAAGGCGGCCGGGGGCATCCATAGCCTCAGCCATGCGGGGGAGCTTTTGTTGGCGGGGGCCGATCTGCTGGGCACCAGCAGCGCGCCGGCTCTGCTGCAGGCCCAGCGCCGCCCCGCCGCCTGA
- a CDS encoding isoprenylcysteine carboxylmethyltransferase family protein — protein MFSDWGFSWGGWLDNRRGEWWLLAQLLLITAHLLPVWPAPASFGVAIWPKPLFGLGLLLLAFGLFRAIEAFRCLGASLSPLPAPKPSNQLIATGTYAICRHPLYRAVLLCSAGVVLATGSLLHLLLLVSLAVVLRGKARFEEQGLRALHPDYSQYAAATPAILGWVPGLDWR, from the coding sequence ATGTTCTCCGATTGGGGCTTCAGTTGGGGCGGCTGGTTGGACAACCGCCGGGGTGAGTGGTGGCTGCTGGCCCAACTCCTGCTGATCACGGCCCATCTGCTGCCGGTCTGGCCTGCTCCGGCCAGCTTCGGTGTGGCGATCTGGCCCAAGCCCTTGTTTGGGCTGGGTTTGCTGCTGTTGGCTTTTGGCCTGTTTCGAGCCATTGAGGCGTTTCGCTGCCTTGGGGCAAGCCTTTCGCCGCTGCCGGCGCCCAAGCCGTCGAACCAGTTGATCGCCACAGGCACATATGCCATCTGCCGGCATCCGTTGTATCGGGCCGTTTTGCTGTGTTCCGCAGGAGTGGTGCTGGCCACAGGCAGCCTGCTGCATCTGTTGCTGTTGGTCAGCCTCGCGGTGGTGCTGCGGGGCAAAGCCCGCTTCGAGGAGCAGGGGTTACGGGCGCTGCATCCGGATTACAGCCAATATGCCGCCGCCACTCCGGCGATTTTGGGCTGGGTTCCTGGATTGGATTGGCGCTGA
- a CDS encoding acireductone dioxygenase, with the protein MSRLSIFPDETAAHAPDEQVPELESHDPAVIQAELSRRGIGFEQWPAEQGLPKGADQSAILQAYADAIARVQGDGGYATVDAIRMTPDHPDRELLRRKFLEEHTHAEDEVRFFVEGCGLFVLHIGAEVLSVLCERGDLMRVPAGTRHWFDMGSQPRFCAVRWFNNPEGWVAQYTGSSIAQRFPRLD; encoded by the coding sequence ATGAGTCGTCTCAGCATCTTTCCAGACGAAACCGCAGCCCATGCTCCAGATGAGCAAGTGCCCGAGCTGGAGAGCCATGATCCAGCGGTGATTCAGGCGGAGCTCAGCCGCCGAGGCATCGGCTTTGAGCAATGGCCAGCTGAGCAGGGCCTGCCGAAGGGGGCCGATCAGTCCGCCATCCTCCAGGCCTATGCCGATGCGATTGCCCGGGTTCAAGGCGATGGCGGTTATGCCACGGTCGATGCGATTCGGATGACGCCGGATCATCCTGATCGTGAGCTCCTGCGCCGCAAGTTCCTTGAGGAGCACACCCACGCCGAAGACGAAGTGCGCTTTTTTGTGGAAGGGTGCGGTTTGTTTGTGCTGCACATCGGTGCCGAGGTGCTCAGCGTGCTGTGCGAACGGGGCGACCTGATGCGTGTCCCCGCTGGGACCCGTCATTGGTTTGATATGGGCTCTCAGCCCCGGTTTTGTGCCGTGCGTTGGTTCAACAACCCCGAGGGATGGGTTGCGCAGTACACCGGTAGCAGCATCGCCCAGCGTTTTCCCAGGCTTGACTAA
- the lipB gene encoding lipoyl(octanoyl) transferase LipB translates to MPVVIGKLDTAHDSAHPQRAFLFEPGHPVRFDAAWSAQQRWQSSLLADPSAPEAVWILQHQTCYTLGRGASEEHLHFDPLDPPAPLYRIDRGGEVTHHLPGQLVAYPVLDLRRRNPDLHWYLRQLEQVVLDVLAELGLEGQRLPGLTGLWLDNRKVAAIGVGCRRWITQHGLALNVDCSMHGFEQVTPCGLTGRAVGRLADWLPGLTSAEVQPLLRQALAHRFGLVWEEEAR, encoded by the coding sequence GTGCCGGTTGTTATCGGCAAGCTAGATACGGCGCACGATTCGGCCCACCCCCAGCGTGCATTTCTTTTCGAGCCCGGTCATCCGGTTCGATTCGATGCGGCCTGGTCGGCGCAACAACGCTGGCAGAGCAGCCTTCTGGCTGATCCATCGGCGCCAGAGGCGGTTTGGATCTTGCAGCACCAGACCTGCTACACCCTCGGCCGCGGTGCAAGCGAGGAGCACCTGCATTTCGATCCCCTCGACCCACCAGCACCCCTATACCGGATTGATCGTGGCGGGGAGGTGACCCATCACCTGCCCGGCCAACTGGTGGCCTACCCGGTGTTGGACCTTCGGCGTCGTAATCCCGATTTGCACTGGTATCTGCGCCAGCTGGAACAAGTCGTGTTGGATGTTCTGGCGGAGTTGGGCTTGGAGGGTCAGCGTCTGCCGGGGTTGACCGGTCTCTGGTTGGACAACCGCAAGGTCGCCGCCATCGGTGTGGGCTGTCGCCGCTGGATCACCCAGCACGGCCTGGCCCTGAACGTTGATTGTTCGATGCATGGGTTTGAGCAAGTCACCCCCTGTGGTCTCACCGGTCGTGCGGTCGGGCGGCTTGCCGACTGGTTGCCAGGGCTGACGTCGGCTGAAGTGCAGCCGCTGCTGCGGCAAGCCCTGGCCCATCGTTTTGGTCTGGTCTGGGAGGAGGAAGCGAGATAG
- the hpf gene encoding ribosome hibernation-promoting factor, HPF/YfiA family has product MKLLIHGRNLEITPALRDYTQTKLERATAHFGDAVREADVHLSVARNPRVPQQTAEVTVFANGTVIRAQERSENLYASIDLAAGKLARQLRRWKERHSDHHHSHGHSASHTPSTDVVNDESPVEESLLHGREAELPNPGVRHKYFAMPPMGLEEARRQLDLIDHDFYLFREKDSDQLQVIYRRNHGGYGVIQARD; this is encoded by the coding sequence ATGAAGTTGCTGATCCATGGTCGCAACCTCGAGATCACGCCGGCGTTGCGGGACTACACCCAAACCAAATTGGAGCGGGCCACAGCGCACTTCGGTGATGCCGTTCGCGAGGCAGACGTCCATCTCTCCGTGGCCCGCAATCCCCGTGTGCCTCAGCAGACCGCTGAAGTGACGGTCTTTGCCAACGGCACGGTGATCCGCGCCCAGGAACGCAGCGAAAACCTTTACGCCAGCATCGATCTCGCCGCTGGAAAACTGGCCCGCCAGCTGCGCCGCTGGAAGGAACGCCACAGTGATCACCACCACAGCCATGGCCACAGCGCCAGCCACACCCCCAGCACGGATGTGGTCAACGACGAGTCCCCCGTTGAGGAGTCCCTGCTGCATGGGCGTGAGGCGGAACTGCCAAACCCGGGTGTACGACACAAATATTTCGCCATGCCGCCCATGGGCCTGGAGGAGGCGCGCCGTCAACTGGATCTGATCGACCACGACTTCTACCTGTTCCGGGAGAAGGACAGCGATCAACTGCAGGTGATCTACCGACGCAACCACGGGGGATACGGCGTGATTCAGGCTCGTGACTGA
- the recO gene encoding DNA repair protein RecO yields MAERRLIGLALKVGPLGEHDRLLSLLSDAEGISRFAVPGARKPKSSLAAAAPLTLLELQVGGRSGLARIRQLRVLRSFSGLGQQLETLAAAQALCDLCLQLATQDPVEGLLATMQLHLERLEEHRADPELVLACTVQACIHLLTLGGYGLPLQTCCLTGDPLDPPLGQWDWRCSLLPQDGFAIDEQPGTTIQLNPSELALLQRLTRAELPRRRDGELMGPPAVWRRLLRVVEIWSRTHLNRPNKALAMLRETLLAGA; encoded by the coding sequence ATGGCAGAACGACGCCTCATCGGACTCGCCCTCAAGGTGGGCCCCCTCGGCGAGCACGACCGGCTGCTGAGCCTGCTCAGTGATGCGGAGGGCATCAGTCGCTTCGCCGTTCCCGGAGCACGCAAGCCCAAGAGCAGTCTGGCCGCCGCGGCCCCCCTCACCCTGTTGGAACTGCAGGTAGGAGGACGCAGTGGTCTGGCCCGGATACGACAACTGCGGGTGCTGCGCAGTTTTTCAGGCCTCGGGCAACAGCTGGAGACCCTTGCTGCGGCACAGGCGCTGTGTGATCTCTGCCTTCAACTGGCGACCCAGGACCCCGTGGAAGGATTGCTGGCCACGATGCAGCTGCACCTGGAACGTCTGGAGGAGCACCGAGCCGATCCGGAGCTGGTGCTGGCCTGCACGGTCCAGGCCTGCATCCATCTGCTCACCCTGGGCGGTTATGGACTGCCGTTGCAGACCTGCTGCCTGACGGGCGATCCCCTGGACCCACCGCTGGGTCAGTGGGACTGGCGCTGCAGCCTGCTGCCGCAGGACGGCTTTGCAATCGATGAGCAGCCTGGGACGACGATCCAGCTGAATCCCTCCGAACTGGCCCTGCTCCAGCGACTGACCCGGGCCGAACTACCCCGTCGCCGGGATGGGGAGCTGATGGGACCCCCAGCTGTATGGCGCCGGCTACTGCGGGTGGTCGAGATCTGGAGCCGGACGCATCTGAACCGACCCAACAAAGCCCTGGCCATGCTGCGAGAGACGCTGCTAGCAGGCGCGTGA
- a CDS encoding MFS transporter yields MSGPTLTTPEPALPTGSNPEGKRGLEAVLRLNDFRKLWLGQIFSQLADKFYIVLMVFLIDQHLLLKGQGSGVLAEMASGYGLDISTRTQVITLLATGIFVANTIPAMLLGTVAGVWADRWPKRRVMVASNAVRALLVVFAPLCLLPGPVWLGLPWGYWGLVGMTFLESILTQFFAPSEQATIPVVVPGEHLLAANSLYQATSMGATILGFALGEPILRALHSSLAILGIDGGEFLLLPLCYGLAALSLSRLKLQETPKPASNTSVWAEIGEGLQVLRRVPSVRGAMIHLVLLYSLLAALYVLALQLAALIDNLGASGFGALLAMSGLGMAIGAVMMAQLGHRFSRRRLTAAGLGTITWTLVLLSQLRGSLPFTLSLCGILGIGAALVAIPAQTTIQEETPETERGRVFGLQNNLINIALSLPLVLAGTLVSSIGLQPVLWLLAGLALVAALIERPWQRC; encoded by the coding sequence TTGAGCGGACCTACCCTCACCACCCCTGAACCCGCTCTGCCCACCGGCAGCAATCCGGAGGGGAAGCGCGGCTTGGAAGCCGTGCTTCGCCTCAACGACTTCCGAAAACTCTGGCTGGGCCAGATCTTTTCCCAGCTGGCGGACAAGTTTTACATCGTGCTGATGGTCTTCCTGATCGATCAGCACCTGCTGCTGAAGGGGCAGGGAAGTGGCGTACTGGCAGAGATGGCGTCGGGTTACGGCCTTGACATCAGCACACGCACCCAGGTGATCACCCTGCTGGCCACAGGCATCTTTGTGGCGAACACCATCCCGGCCATGCTGCTGGGAACGGTGGCTGGGGTCTGGGCTGACCGCTGGCCCAAGCGTCGAGTGATGGTGGCCAGCAATGCCGTACGAGCCCTGTTGGTGGTGTTCGCACCGCTCTGTCTTCTGCCAGGGCCCGTCTGGCTTGGTCTCCCCTGGGGCTACTGGGGGCTAGTGGGCATGACCTTCCTGGAGTCGATCCTGACCCAGTTTTTCGCCCCCTCGGAACAGGCCACAATTCCTGTGGTGGTGCCGGGAGAACACCTGTTAGCAGCCAACTCCCTTTACCAAGCCACCAGCATGGGGGCCACGATCCTGGGCTTCGCCCTGGGAGAACCGATTCTTCGTGCCCTGCACAGCAGCCTGGCGATCCTCGGCATCGATGGCGGCGAGTTTCTGCTGCTACCGCTCTGCTATGGCCTCGCGGCCCTCAGCCTTTCGCGCCTGAAGCTGCAGGAAACTCCAAAGCCCGCCTCCAATACATCGGTGTGGGCGGAGATCGGCGAAGGATTGCAGGTTCTGCGCCGGGTGCCGTCGGTGCGCGGCGCCATGATTCACCTGGTGCTGCTTTACAGCCTGTTGGCGGCGCTCTACGTGTTGGCGCTCCAGCTGGCGGCCCTAATCGACAACCTGGGGGCTTCAGGCTTTGGTGCTCTGCTCGCGATGAGTGGTCTGGGCATGGCGATCGGAGCCGTGATGATGGCCCAGCTGGGCCATCGGTTCAGCCGCCGCCGACTCACGGCAGCAGGCCTTGGAACCATCACCTGGACCTTGGTACTGCTCAGCCAACTGCGGGGATCTCTGCCCTTCACCCTGAGCCTCTGCGGCATCCTCGGCATTGGAGCAGCTCTGGTGGCGATACCAGCGCAGACCACGATTCAAGAAGAAACCCCCGAAACCGAGCGCGGCAGGGTGTTCGGACTGCAGAACAACCTGATCAACATCGCCCTGAGTCTGCCGCTGGTGCTGGCGGGCACCTTGGTGAGCAGCATTGGTCTTCAACCGGTGCTGTGGCTGCTGGCGGGATTGGCGCTGGTAGCGGCGTTGATCGAACGGCCGTGGCAACGCTGCTAA
- a CDS encoding L,D-transpeptidase — translation MVVRSCLALKLLALLAVPCSAAEMDLASASTVPTTSLSTSIPANESVLVLDRTTRSLARTGDPIWSLRLETPGQPVQHFDAVSGRAHRQNADRHRSGTRAPLPAGRYSLGPVEPLGPSDPRELGPIWIGIEPQFPTGRGHLGIHLDPSANRNANSGTLGCVGLIRWDDMQTLAGLVQRRNVRTLVVSE, via the coding sequence GTGGTCGTTCGGTCTTGTCTCGCATTGAAGCTGCTGGCGCTGTTGGCAGTGCCCTGTTCTGCGGCCGAGATGGATCTGGCCTCTGCATCCACGGTGCCAACCACGTCGCTATCCACCTCCATCCCAGCCAATGAGTCGGTCTTGGTGCTGGACCGCACCACGCGATCGCTGGCACGTACGGGCGATCCCATCTGGAGCCTGCGTCTGGAAACTCCAGGTCAGCCCGTGCAGCACTTCGATGCCGTCAGCGGTCGGGCCCACCGTCAAAATGCCGATCGCCATCGTTCTGGCACCCGCGCGCCGCTTCCCGCCGGTCGCTACAGCCTTGGGCCGGTGGAGCCCCTGGGGCCTTCCGATCCGCGGGAGCTCGGGCCGATCTGGATCGGAATTGAACCGCAGTTCCCCACGGGGCGAGGCCATCTGGGCATTCATCTCGATCCAAGTGCCAACCGCAATGCCAACAGCGGCACACTCGGCTGTGTGGGCTTGATTCGTTGGGATGACATGCAGACTCTGGCGGGTCTGGTGCAGCGCCGTAACGTCCGAACATTGGTGGTGAGCGAGTGA